The Kineothrix sp. IPX-CK genomic interval TTTCATTCCGATTCTTGGGTTCGTGTTTTACCTGCTCATAGGAACGGACATGCACAAGCAGAAGATGTTCCGGATTAAGGAGATAGAGGATCATCTGAACGACGCGATCCGCAGGCAGGAATACAGTCTCCGAAACAAGGAGCTGGAGCACAAAGACCCGGAAATCGCGGAATACTCGGACTTAGTTATGTACAATCTGGAAGCTTCGGGTGCTATGCTCACGAATGATAACGATATTACTATTTTTACGGATGGAAATGAAAAATTTGAAGCGCTCATAGCGGATATGCGGGAAGCGAAGAAGTATATCCATGTGGAGTATTATATTATAAAAAATGATGTGCTGTTCAACCGGATCAAGGACGTGCTGGTGGAAAAGGTGAAGGAGGGCGTGGAGGTGCGCGTTCTCTATGACGGCATGGGATGCCGTTCCGTTCGGAAAAGTTACTGGAGGAAGCTGAACAGCCAGGGTATAAAGACTTCGGAATTTTTTCCGGCTTTTTTAAGGCGTCTGCACCTTCGTATCAATTACCGCAACCATAGAAAAATAGTGGTCATCGATGGGAAAATAGGATATGTAGGCGGATTCAACATCGGTAAGGAATATATCGGGCTGGATAAGAAGTTCGGCTATTGGCGCGACACCCATCTTAGGGTGACGGGAACGGCAGTGTTCGCCCTGCAGATTCGTTTTGCTTTGGACTGGAACTATACGGCGAAGGAGAATCTGTTCCTGACAGGAGCATATGTCTATCAGGGATTCGTGGAATCCAAGCAAAACTGTGAGGTGCAGATCGTTTCCAGCGGTCCTGACTCCAGATGCCAGAATATACGAGACAATTATCTGCGCTTGATCGGTAAGGCAAAAAAGAGCATTTATATACAGACACCTTATTTCATACCCGACGAGGCGATTTTTTCCGCCTTGATGATAGCCGTTCATTCGGGAATCGAGGTGAATATAATGATTCCCTGTAAGCCGGACCATCCATTTGTCTATTGGGCGACCTATTCCTATATCGGAGACCTTGTTATGGAGGGTGCGAAATGCTACACTTATAATGATGGTTTTCTCCATGCCAAGGGAATGGTGGTGGATGATAAGGTGCTGTGCTATGGTACGGCAAATATGGATATCCGAAGCTTTGCGCTGAATTTCGAGGTGAATGCGGTCATATATAATGAGGAACAAGCGATAAGGATGAGGGAGATCTTCGATGAGGATATGAAGAAGTGCAAGCAGATTACGAAGAACGTATATGTGAGCCGCTCCTTGCGGGTGAGGTTCCTGGAACAGGTGAGCAGGCCTCTTTCTCCGTTATTGTAGTGTTGATTTATTGTTCATAGTTATGAAAAAAGCAGGAAAAGGGTTTTAAGAAGGGGAGATTTGTGGTATAACTGAGGTATTGCCTTGTCCTTTGTGAAGTGCTGGTGATGCACATCGGACAAGCGGAAAAAGGAGAATAATCTGAGAATGAAAAATAAAGCAAGGTTGTTAAAATTGGTAAGTATCGCTGTTATGACGGCGGCGGCAGCTACGTTTACGGGCTGCGGA includes:
- the cls gene encoding cardiolipin synthase, with product MIWESAQAGFSFIFSHLIFINLIFAVIIVFFQRKDPKVIWTWMLLLYFIPILGFVFYLLIGTDMHKQKMFRIKEIEDHLNDAIRRQEYSLRNKELEHKDPEIAEYSDLVMYNLEASGAMLTNDNDITIFTDGNEKFEALIADMREAKKYIHVEYYIIKNDVLFNRIKDVLVEKVKEGVEVRVLYDGMGCRSVRKSYWRKLNSQGIKTSEFFPAFLRRLHLRINYRNHRKIVVIDGKIGYVGGFNIGKEYIGLDKKFGYWRDTHLRVTGTAVFALQIRFALDWNYTAKENLFLTGAYVYQGFVESKQNCEVQIVSSGPDSRCQNIRDNYLRLIGKAKKSIYIQTPYFIPDEAIFSALMIAVHSGIEVNIMIPCKPDHPFVYWATYSYIGDLVMEGAKCYTYNDGFLHAKGMVVDDKVLCYGTANMDIRSFALNFEVNAVIYNEEQAIRMREIFDEDMKKCKQITKNVYVSRSLRVRFLEQVSRPLSPLL